The following proteins are co-located in the Geovibrio ferrireducens genome:
- the mltG gene encoding endolytic transglycosylase MltG, translated as MVKKIIAAVIVTTVIAFAVTGVLGLWIVKCEKFLETTEVTLELDLPKNGTFNQFYDRVFTYLNTPPYFREYLIHVKKADRRIKYGYYRAENMLLRDYLENIFKGTQSTLKITIPEGYNIHDIASVLEKANIISAEDFLKTALDDEFIFRLTGIPAPTIEGFLYPDTYFFPPYTKADYVIRTMYANFLNNLPYDFAERAEEKGLTFYQALILASIVQKETYIDEEAKTVASVFYNRLKKRMRLQADPTIIYGKYAEFDGNIRKEDIRDGENPYNTYVIRGLPPTPISNPDRQSLEAAAYPAETDYLFFVARQDRTHVFTKTYDEHRRQVYLHQIKRGQK; from the coding sequence ATGGTTAAAAAAATCATCGCCGCCGTTATTGTAACGACAGTTATTGCTTTTGCGGTGACAGGTGTTCTGGGCTTATGGATCGTGAAATGCGAAAAGTTTCTGGAAACAACGGAAGTCACCCTTGAGCTTGACCTGCCGAAAAACGGCACATTTAATCAGTTTTACGACAGGGTGTTCACCTACCTGAACACCCCTCCCTATTTCCGGGAATATCTAATCCACGTCAAAAAGGCCGACAGGCGCATAAAATACGGCTACTACCGTGCCGAAAACATGCTGCTCAGGGATTATCTGGAAAATATTTTTAAGGGAACACAGTCCACTCTTAAGATTACCATCCCGGAAGGCTACAACATACACGACATAGCGTCAGTCCTTGAAAAGGCAAATATAATAAGCGCCGAGGACTTCCTGAAAACGGCTCTGGATGATGAGTTCATATTCAGACTGACGGGAATCCCCGCCCCAACCATTGAAGGCTTCCTTTACCCCGATACATACTTCTTTCCGCCTTACACCAAGGCGGACTATGTTATACGCACAATGTACGCCAACTTCCTGAACAATCTGCCCTATGACTTCGCCGAAAGAGCGGAGGAAAAAGGCTTAACCTTTTATCAGGCTTTGATACTGGCTTCAATAGTTCAGAAAGAGACCTACATAGATGAAGAGGCTAAAACCGTTGCCTCCGTCTTCTATAACAGGCTGAAAAAACGGATGCGGCTTCAGGCTGATCCCACAATAATTTACGGGAAATACGCCGAGTTTGACGGAAACATCCGCAAGGAAGATATAAGGGACGGTGAAAACCCTTACAACACATACGTTATACGAGGGCTTCCCCCCACTCCTATCTCCAATCCGGACAGACAGTCCCTTGAGGCGGCGGCATACCCCGCCGAGACCGATTATCTCTTCTTCGTAGCCAGACAGGACAGGACACACGTTTTCACAAAAACATACGACGAACACCGCAGACAGGTCTATCTGCATCAGATAAAACGGGGGCAGAAATGA
- a CDS encoding ATP-dependent DNA helicase — protein sequence MNIKNYFEDEDFLPSVLSGYRPRKQQAEIAEFIHKSMSGHVPAVVEAPTGSGKTLSYLIPALELERKVIISTKTKQLMLQILNKDIPIASKLFGHSPTVYYLKGRRNYFCHERFFRLVYPNSSFYPDAVKWFEGIAENYVIEIPFGMFGGEVIEKMTADSYQCSGSGCQFFAHCSFYRAKEAANASDVIVTNHHLIASDIAMKSKSEFGAVFDFAEHVIFDEAHALPDIYPQFAGSDINLRSFMSLIRENKAHFSPKDVETATGAYNTLLAGVRESRMLLEQMKGDVDRYVETVFRIIEDKTEKEIKDPFTKLKAALVPIRGDEEGVRLCEAGAGSFTVKFIPLIAGDNFREGLKGTCISPLFISATLTAGDSFGYFLSELGYDASEVNALKTGAVFDYETRGRIYVPKGLWNDKNADGIYTSLASRLEGSMLVICNSTRRMEELAALFENTMPHKKIFMQGNVDISDRELETGGIFIGCNIFREGVDFAHTGLKCVVLDKLPFEYPDDAFLKQKSEKVKNNGGNPFMDFFLPRAVIYFKQAVGRLFRHEDDMGLWVVLDDRLLTKNYGKSFMDVLKNVHRVRTLSEALSFLEVCDGKDQAGL from the coding sequence ATGAATATAAAAAATTACTTTGAAGATGAAGACTTTCTGCCGTCAGTGCTGAGCGGCTACAGGCCGAGGAAGCAGCAGGCGGAGATAGCGGAGTTCATCCATAAATCTATGAGCGGTCATGTTCCGGCTGTGGTTGAGGCACCCACAGGCTCCGGCAAGACTCTGTCATACCTTATTCCCGCCCTTGAGCTTGAGCGGAAGGTGATAATATCCACCAAGACAAAGCAGCTCATGCTCCAGATCCTGAACAAGGATATTCCCATAGCTTCAAAGCTTTTCGGACATTCCCCAACGGTGTACTATCTCAAAGGGCGCAGGAATTACTTCTGCCATGAGCGTTTTTTTCGTCTGGTTTATCCGAACTCAAGCTTTTACCCCGATGCGGTTAAGTGGTTTGAAGGGATAGCCGAAAACTACGTGATAGAGATACCCTTCGGCATGTTCGGCGGGGAGGTCATAGAGAAAATGACCGCAGACAGCTACCAATGCTCCGGAAGCGGCTGTCAGTTTTTTGCCCACTGCTCATTCTACAGGGCAAAGGAGGCGGCGAACGCATCGGATGTCATCGTCACCAACCATCACCTCATAGCAAGCGATATAGCAATGAAGAGCAAAAGCGAGTTCGGCGCTGTGTTCGACTTCGCCGAGCATGTAATATTCGATGAGGCGCACGCCCTGCCGGATATTTACCCGCAGTTCGCAGGGAGCGACATCAACCTGCGGAGCTTCATGTCCCTCATACGTGAGAACAAGGCGCATTTCTCACCGAAAGATGTGGAAACAGCCACCGGAGCCTACAACACTCTCCTTGCCGGAGTAAGGGAAAGCCGCATGCTCCTTGAGCAGATGAAAGGGGATGTGGACAGATACGTAGAAACAGTTTTCAGAATAATAGAAGACAAGACAGAGAAAGAGATAAAAGACCCTTTCACAAAGCTGAAAGCCGCCCTTGTCCCCATACGCGGGGATGAGGAGGGAGTGAGGCTCTGCGAAGCGGGAGCGGGCTCTTTCACAGTGAAATTTATTCCGCTTATCGCGGGCGATAATTTCAGGGAAGGCCTGAAAGGAACCTGCATTTCCCCTCTGTTCATAAGCGCTACACTCACCGCGGGGGACAGCTTCGGCTATTTCCTTTCGGAGCTTGGCTATGACGCAAGCGAGGTCAACGCACTTAAAACAGGTGCGGTTTTCGATTACGAGACCAGAGGGCGTATTTACGTTCCCAAAGGTTTATGGAACGATAAAAACGCAGACGGAATATACACCTCCCTTGCCTCCCGCCTTGAGGGCTCAATGCTTGTTATATGCAACAGCACGAGAAGGATGGAGGAGCTTGCCGCTCTCTTTGAAAACACTATGCCCCACAAGAAGATTTTTATGCAGGGGAATGTGGATATAAGCGACCGGGAACTGGAGACAGGGGGCATATTCATAGGCTGCAACATCTTCCGAGAAGGGGTGGATTTTGCTCACACAGGGCTTAAGTGCGTTGTGCTGGACAAGCTCCCTTTTGAATACCCGGATGATGCTTTTCTCAAACAGAAATCCGAGAAGGTTAAAAATAACGGCGGCAATCCTTTCATGGATTTTTTCCTTCCCCGTGCCGTGATTTACTTTAAGCAGGCAGTGGGAAGACTCTTCCGCCATGAGGATGATATGGGGCTCTGGGTGGTGCTGGATGACCGCCTGTTAACTAAAAATTATGGAAAGTCCTTTATGGATGTGCTAAAAAATGTACACAGGGTACGCACGCTGAGCGAAGCCCTGAGCTTTCTGGAGGTTTGCGATGGAAAGGATCAGGCTGGATTATAA
- the carA gene encoding glutamine-hydrolyzing carbamoyl-phosphate synthase small subunit yields the protein MSKAFLVLEDGTVFEGKSFGADGTSEGEVVFNTSITGYQEILTDPSYYGQMVAMTYPLIGNYGVNEEDFEADRPYLSAFIVKEHSRVHSNYRSNGSLGDFLKKYGVIGIEGIDTRKLVRHIRERGSMNAVISTQTEDIEALRKQAAGIQTIVGRDLVKEVTCQKPYEWTQTSWQLGTGYGNIESPKYHIAAIDFGIKRNILRNMADLGCKVTVVPATATVEEIDALKPDGVFLSNGPGDPEAVTYGIELTRQLIGKYPMFGICLGNQILGLALGGRTYKLKFGHHGGNQPVMDNETGKVEITAQNHCFAVDIESLGDQVEVTHMNLNDKTVEGLKHKKYPIFAVQYHPENGPGPHDATYLFKRFVDMIEESKA from the coding sequence ATGAGCAAAGCTTTTCTTGTGCTGGAAGACGGCACTGTGTTTGAAGGAAAAAGTTTCGGAGCAGACGGAACGTCAGAAGGTGAAGTGGTCTTCAACACCTCCATAACAGGTTATCAGGAAATACTCACTGACCCCTCCTACTACGGACAGATGGTGGCAATGACCTACCCGCTGATAGGCAACTACGGTGTTAACGAAGAGGATTTCGAGGCCGACCGCCCTTACCTCTCCGCTTTCATAGTCAAGGAGCACAGCAGGGTGCACTCAAACTACAGGTCTAACGGCAGTCTGGGTGATTTCCTTAAAAAATACGGCGTAATCGGCATAGAAGGCATAGACACCAGAAAGCTTGTCCGCCACATAAGGGAAAGAGGCTCAATGAACGCCGTTATCTCCACTCAGACGGAGGACATTGAAGCGCTCAGAAAACAGGCCGCAGGCATACAGACCATAGTCGGCAGAGACCTTGTGAAGGAAGTTACCTGTCAGAAACCATACGAGTGGACTCAGACAAGCTGGCAGCTCGGCACGGGCTACGGAAATATTGAAAGCCCCAAATACCACATTGCCGCGATAGATTTCGGCATAAAAAGAAACATTCTGCGCAATATGGCTGATCTCGGCTGCAAAGTGACGGTTGTTCCCGCCACCGCAACAGTTGAAGAGATAGATGCTCTCAAGCCTGACGGAGTTTTCCTCTCCAACGGCCCCGGAGACCCAGAAGCGGTCACATACGGAATAGAGCTCACAAGACAGCTTATAGGCAAATACCCCATGTTCGGCATATGCCTCGGCAACCAGATTCTGGGTCTTGCCCTCGGCGGAAGAACATACAAGCTGAAATTCGGCCACCACGGCGGCAATCAGCCTGTTATGGACAACGAGACAGGAAAAGTCGAGATAACCGCTCAGAACCACTGCTTCGCCGTCGATATTGAAAGTCTGGGCGATCAGGTTGAAGTAACCCACATGAACCTCAACGATAAGACAGTTGAGGGGCTGAAACATAAAAAATATCCGATATTCGCCGTTCAGTATCACCCTGAAAACGGCCCCGGACCCCATGATGCGACTTATCTTTTCAAAAGGTTCGTTGACATGATAGAGGAGAGCAAGGCGTAG
- a CDS encoding S1C family serine protease → MFRKLSAVLIIIILSVSCGAAKHEKPAQADDQQPKAEAVAPVHPGHQPDASESSRVTPTVLAIRKIEDSVVNIRTEKTVETNVSPFFNDPFFDDFFGLRKRSYKTQSLGSGVFIRDDGTVVTNYHVVKDATTIFVITRDNANYEAEFIGGDESIDLAVLKIKDNTKKFPAATLGTSSDVMLGEPIIAIGNPYGLSSSVTTGVISAAARMMNIGNNYSVFIQTDALINPGNSGGPLININGEVIGINTAIHRQAQGIGFSIPADTIKRVLPEIIKSGKLRRGHVGFTVKDTAQGEDMMPVIESVEKNSNAEEIGLKPGDQIIELGGVPINSEEVMYHILRSYPPGSSVEVGIRRADGTFKGRLVLTERPSDFGLKYLDTKYGIAVNEKDGYLTVAKSEGTRYITTGDIVVALNGTELNSLEQLSRMIEENQDKPFILTVYRNGRLLQVKLNP, encoded by the coding sequence ATGTTCAGAAAATTATCAGCAGTCCTCATAATTATCATCCTCAGCGTAAGCTGCGGAGCGGCAAAGCACGAAAAGCCCGCGCAGGCTGACGATCAGCAGCCGAAGGCGGAGGCTGTGGCTCCTGTTCATCCCGGACATCAGCCGGATGCATCCGAGTCCAGCAGGGTCACTCCCACTGTTCTTGCAATACGCAAAATTGAAGACAGCGTGGTGAACATCCGCACGGAAAAAACCGTGGAAACAAATGTCAGCCCCTTCTTTAATGATCCTTTTTTTGACGATTTCTTCGGACTGCGCAAACGCAGCTACAAAACCCAGAGTCTGGGCTCCGGTGTTTTTATCCGTGATGACGGAACGGTGGTCACCAACTATCATGTGGTAAAAGACGCCACAACTATTTTTGTTATAACCCGCGACAATGCCAACTACGAGGCAGAGTTCATCGGCGGGGACGAGTCCATTGACCTTGCTGTTCTGAAAATAAAAGACAATACAAAGAAATTTCCCGCAGCCACCCTCGGCACAAGCTCGGATGTGATGCTTGGCGAACCCATAATAGCCATAGGCAACCCCTACGGCCTCAGCAGTTCGGTGACGACAGGCGTAATCAGCGCCGCAGCAAGGATGATGAATATCGGCAACAACTACAGCGTGTTCATACAGACTGACGCACTCATAAACCCCGGCAACTCCGGCGGCCCGCTGATCAACATAAACGGTGAGGTGATAGGCATTAACACCGCCATCCACCGTCAGGCGCAGGGGATAGGCTTTTCCATCCCGGCGGACACCATAAAAAGAGTTCTGCCCGAAATAATTAAAAGCGGCAAGCTGCGCCGCGGCCATGTGGGTTTCACTGTCAAGGATACCGCTCAGGGTGAGGACATGATGCCTGTGATCGAATCCGTTGAAAAAAATTCCAACGCCGAAGAGATAGGGCTTAAACCCGGAGATCAGATTATTGAACTTGGCGGAGTGCCCATTAACAGTGAAGAGGTAATGTACCACATTCTCCGGAGCTATCCCCCCGGTTCGTCTGTGGAAGTAGGCATCAGAAGAGCAGACGGAACCTTTAAAGGAAGACTTGTACTCACAGAAAGGCCTTCCGATTTCGGATTAAAATATCTGGATACTAAATACGGTATTGCAGTGAACGAGAAAGATGGTTATCTTACCGTGGCAAAAAGCGAAGGTACGAGATATATAACAACGGGCGACATAGTCGTAGCTCTCAACGGAACGGAGCTTAACAGTCTTGAGCAGCTCAGCCGGATGATTGAGGAAAATCAGGACAAACCGTTCATACTCACGGTGTACAGAAACGGACGGCTTTTGCAGGTCAAGCTGAACCCGTAA
- a CDS encoding Ppx/GppA phosphatase family protein, translating to MRVAAIDIGSNAVRLIIAEVQHGTLTEIIHTDRIITRLGNGLKNTGRISEESAMKTLIALQKFAKAAEEHKAGKLAAVATSAVRECSNRDDLLIPAREIGVNINVIDGETEAALELAGVQSGIETGGRRTLIFDIGGGSTEFIYIEPNVPAKVMSIPLGVVKMADSYNFRDVCIEEHMDRIRIPLFTILNDVRKEMDFQPELLIGSAGTPTTLAAVDLEMKEYDWRKINGYPLKKSRIEQIFTKLCSLTAEERLLLPGMEKGREDLLIPGTLITLELMSMTGTETLTVSDFGLREGLAVAAANN from the coding sequence ATGAGAGTGGCCGCCATAGATATAGGCTCAAATGCCGTAAGGCTCATTATAGCTGAGGTTCAGCACGGAACCCTCACCGAAATTATCCACACGGACAGAATTATAACAAGGCTCGGCAACGGGCTTAAAAATACAGGCAGAATCTCAGAGGAATCTGCCATGAAAACCCTCATTGCTCTCCAGAAGTTTGCAAAAGCCGCAGAGGAGCACAAAGCGGGCAAGCTGGCGGCTGTGGCCACCAGCGCAGTGCGTGAATGTTCCAACAGGGACGACCTGCTGATACCTGCGCGCGAGATAGGCGTGAATATAAACGTAATTGACGGCGAAACCGAGGCCGCTCTTGAGCTGGCGGGTGTTCAGTCCGGCATAGAGACAGGCGGACGCAGAACCCTGATTTTCGATATAGGCGGCGGCTCCACTGAGTTCATATATATTGAGCCGAATGTGCCCGCAAAGGTAATGAGCATACCCCTGGGTGTTGTGAAAATGGCTGATTCATACAACTTCCGTGATGTCTGCATCGAAGAGCACATGGACAGAATCCGCATACCGCTGTTTACAATTCTTAACGATGTAAGAAAAGAGATGGATTTTCAGCCGGAACTCCTTATCGGCAGTGCGGGAACACCGACAACCCTTGCCGCTGTGGATCTTGAGATGAAAGAGTATGACTGGAGAAAAATAAACGGTTACCCCTTGAAAAAATCGAGGATAGAACAAATATTCACTAAGTTATGTTCGCTCACGGCGGAGGAAAGGCTCCTTCTGCCCGGTATGGAAAAGGGGCGCGAGGATCTTCTTATCCCCGGAACCCTCATCACGCTGGAGCTTATGAGCATGACAGGGACGGAAACACTCACTGTTTCCGACTTCGGTTTAAGGGAGGGTCTAGCTGTTGCAGCCGCAAACAATTAA
- a CDS encoding NACHT domain-containing protein, which produces MTFINLELLKNNQEDDKSELVYIDQIVNNKLSVILGSPGSGKTSILKKFQEEKQKTAQYTTVREFLINNIEIKQETTVLLLDGLDEYRSIKPDKSFVTRELGNKLRNLSSNIVIACREMDWYGDNDIEALEDYLDSDVNIYYVQLLSDDKKRELAQCYGIANTDDFIKKYKDYGFLENPQMFKMLYELSQNSPEQIEKKMQLFEKYISSAKEKNHTRIYSDLKKLSEQEILEYVGYIASYYILSRVTKFTDDVINMISTDKYSEENLKKALDTTLFNDNCFTHRTIAEFAFAYFLSKVFLSSESENNLRKIRSLFIVKNKIPSELRATYAWLCSISQKEELTNADPYNQIIYGDNSLFDIELKKEIIKQVKKYSQETEPWFLNSLHEPELIGFYDTKLDDFLINEFQESLNIKTHYRFFISTIISTATGPSAKLIDFIKNYIDENNEDYSAKTDFIQLLKADVSFLKQVLDKIKNAEIPDSRDLIKNKILRYLYLKEITPHEVVDYVTLYHTDSSFDCLFLFSTPYEEKLKLIKNLLIKFKELHNEKVRRRLYFLEKFINDYLHETIFREQNTADKIYSTFYELSSSYDFFHFDFEAFRINSEENETEKQNRLEKLSNELYAKHTDDDANMDMRYFMMSFFSKYPPTRRTEINMSKFNNTNSKEKNESLLHILIIGLPKNKSGKPKLTEEIKEVIKTHKLEETLNEMLKPKKWEIEQREHEKKRKEKSVKIKENNETYFSARSDDDILSDFDDLFFISRLFYITRQKSEINYLEQNTVQRLKQIMKQAIFQPVDNKLLSLESLINDAQLESRNVDDVYYVSCALNKPEDLIALHKTILDYVFIQSLRNENIHGIIPLKFHNYYEKEFKSKSENIIKNFLIRICKHLFKENYETVSNYLKNTKYSSLRKLASISVFQNKDLFNTFLFEFLKIYAFELSTNDLETLQRNSGINQENTNIIKALLLLNNNNKENFTLSSALAVFGLMDRDRKYFSFKITNKMKVRLIDFMFNSFNTEDLIKHRNGVQSIHDQCASFLREHIINDLPYNDLKYLLSQHNNDGDIWRYRILSRLNQIESTRANDSYNPYSIESTKNFILSEAIINKKDFFEEVYARLEKLRDKIQNNRNNEKDAFYNHLKKTKTKKDENMCRDEIMRNLSNLYNKDILITKEKYEANNRVDINIKYKANTDYEVQIECKNDSNSELYKGINEQLYKKYLNGCEFGIYIVFFFNKTKNQENMVNKIISNIPQEKSDSIKVLCIDLTF; this is translated from the coding sequence ATGACCTTTATAAATCTTGAATTACTAAAAAATAATCAAGAAGATGATAAAAGTGAGCTCGTTTATATAGACCAGATTGTAAATAATAAGCTTTCAGTAATTCTGGGTTCACCTGGAAGCGGAAAAACATCTATTCTTAAAAAGTTTCAAGAAGAAAAGCAAAAAACCGCACAATACACGACAGTCAGAGAATTTTTAATAAATAACATTGAAATCAAGCAGGAAACTACTGTCTTGTTGCTTGACGGACTGGATGAATACAGAAGTATAAAACCAGATAAATCCTTTGTAACAAGGGAGCTAGGAAACAAGCTGAGGAATCTCTCTTCTAATATAGTAATTGCTTGCAGAGAAATGGATTGGTACGGTGATAATGATATAGAAGCATTAGAAGATTACCTAGACTCAGATGTTAATATTTATTACGTTCAGCTTTTAAGTGATGACAAAAAACGTGAACTGGCGCAATGCTACGGTATTGCAAACACAGATGATTTTATTAAAAAATACAAAGATTACGGTTTTCTGGAAAACCCGCAGATGTTCAAAATGCTGTATGAACTATCCCAAAACTCCCCTGAACAAATTGAAAAAAAAATGCAGCTTTTTGAAAAGTACATATCGTCAGCAAAAGAAAAGAACCACACAAGAATATACTCAGACTTAAAAAAGCTCAGCGAACAGGAAATTTTAGAATATGTCGGTTATATAGCTTCATATTATATACTATCAAGAGTCACAAAGTTTACTGATGACGTAATAAACATGATAAGTACCGATAAATACAGCGAAGAGAACTTAAAAAAAGCACTTGATACAACTTTGTTCAACGATAACTGCTTTACCCACAGAACAATTGCGGAGTTTGCATTTGCTTACTTCCTGAGTAAGGTCTTTTTGAGTAGTGAAAGTGAAAATAATCTCAGAAAAATCCGTTCGCTGTTTATAGTTAAGAACAAAATACCATCTGAATTGAGAGCAACCTATGCATGGCTATGTTCTATAAGTCAAAAAGAAGAATTAACTAACGCTGATCCCTACAATCAGATTATTTATGGAGATAACTCGCTTTTTGATATTGAATTAAAAAAAGAGATTATCAAACAAGTCAAAAAGTATTCACAGGAAACAGAGCCTTGGTTTTTGAACTCACTTCATGAACCGGAACTAATCGGATTCTATGATACAAAACTGGATGACTTTTTAATAAATGAATTTCAAGAATCTCTAAATATAAAAACTCACTATCGTTTTTTCATTTCAACAATAATTTCAACTGCAACCGGCCCTAGTGCAAAGTTAATTGACTTTATTAAAAACTATATTGATGAAAATAATGAGGATTATTCAGCTAAAACCGACTTTATCCAACTGCTTAAGGCTGATGTCAGCTTTTTAAAGCAGGTTCTGGATAAAATAAAAAATGCTGAGATTCCTGATTCAAGAGACTTAATAAAAAACAAAATACTAAGATACTTATACCTTAAAGAAATCACTCCGCATGAAGTTGTTGATTATGTTACGCTATATCATACTGACAGCTCTTTTGACTGTCTCTTCTTATTCTCGACTCCTTATGAAGAGAAACTGAAGCTTATTAAAAATCTTCTTATAAAGTTTAAAGAACTCCACAATGAAAAAGTCAGAAGACGTTTATATTTTCTGGAAAAATTCATCAATGATTACCTCCATGAAACAATATTCAGAGAACAAAATACTGCCGATAAAATATACTCAACTTTTTATGAGTTAAGCAGTAGTTATGACTTCTTTCATTTTGATTTTGAAGCTTTCAGAATCAACTCTGAAGAAAATGAAACAGAAAAGCAAAACCGTCTGGAAAAGCTCTCAAACGAGCTATACGCAAAGCATACAGACGATGATGCGAACATGGATATGCGCTATTTCATGATGAGTTTTTTCTCTAAATATCCTCCGACAAGACGAACAGAAATAAACATGAGTAAATTCAATAACACTAACTCAAAAGAAAAAAATGAATCTCTTTTACATATTCTCATAATAGGATTACCAAAAAATAAATCGGGAAAACCTAAATTAACGGAGGAAATCAAAGAAGTTATTAAAACACATAAGCTAGAAGAAACACTGAATGAAATGCTGAAACCTAAAAAGTGGGAAATTGAACAACGAGAACATGAAAAAAAGAGAAAAGAAAAGTCCGTAAAAATCAAAGAAAATAATGAAACATATTTCAGTGCGAGATCGGATGATGATATTCTATCTGACTTCGATGATCTTTTTTTTATATCCAGATTATTCTATATTACTCGTCAAAAATCAGAAATTAACTATCTGGAACAAAACACAGTTCAAAGACTCAAGCAAATTATGAAACAAGCGATATTCCAACCTGTCGATAATAAACTCTTAAGCTTGGAATCTTTGATAAATGACGCTCAATTAGAAAGCAGAAATGTTGACGACGTTTACTATGTATCGTGTGCTCTAAATAAACCGGAAGACCTTATTGCTCTCCATAAGACAATACTGGATTATGTTTTCATTCAATCATTAAGAAATGAAAATATACATGGCATTATTCCATTAAAATTTCACAACTATTATGAAAAAGAGTTCAAATCGAAATCCGAAAATATTATTAAGAATTTTTTAATTAGAATTTGTAAACACTTATTCAAAGAAAACTATGAAACAGTTTCAAATTACTTAAAGAATACAAAATATAGCAGTCTCAGAAAGCTCGCCTCAATTTCAGTGTTCCAGAATAAAGATCTTTTTAATACATTTTTATTTGAGTTTTTAAAAATATATGCTTTTGAGCTTTCTACAAATGATTTAGAAACACTCCAGCGGAACTCAGGAATTAATCAGGAAAACACCAATATTATTAAAGCACTGTTGTTATTAAATAACAATAACAAAGAAAACTTTACATTGAGTTCGGCATTAGCTGTTTTCGGTCTGATGGATAGGGACAGAAAATACTTTTCATTTAAAATTACAAATAAAATGAAAGTACGTCTGATTGATTTCATGTTTAATTCCTTTAACACTGAGGATCTTATCAAACATAGAAACGGAGTCCAATCAATCCACGACCAATGCGCATCATTTTTGAGAGAACACATTATAAATGATTTGCCTTATAACGATTTAAAATATTTATTATCGCAACATAATAATGATGGCGACATATGGAGATACCGAATTTTAAGCCGTCTTAATCAAATAGAATCAACAAGAGCGAATGACAGTTACAATCCTTATTCAATTGAAAGTACAAAAAATTTTATATTATCTGAAGCAATAATAAATAAAAAAGATTTTTTCGAAGAAGTATACGCCCGGTTGGAAAAGCTGAGAGATAAAATTCAAAATAACAGAAACAACGAAAAGGATGCATTCTATAATCATCTTAAAAAGACAAAGACAAAAAAAGATGAAAATATGTGCAGAGATGAAATAATGCGTAACTTATCGAATCTGTACAATAAAGATATTCTGATTACAAAAGAGAAATATGAGGCTAATAACAGAGTTGACATCAATATCAAGTATAAAGCAAATACGGACTATGAAGTGCAGATTGAATGCAAAAATGACTCGAACAGTGAACTTTATAAAGGGATAAATGAGCAACTATATAAAAAATATCTGAATGGCTGTGAATTCGGAATATATATTGTATTTTTCTTCAATAAAACGAAAAATCAAGAAAACATGGTAAACAAAATTATAAGCAATATTCCACAAGAAAAAAGTGATTCCATTAAAGTTCTCTGCATAGATCTAACCTTTTAA